In Choloepus didactylus isolate mChoDid1 chromosome 6, mChoDid1.pri, whole genome shotgun sequence, one DNA window encodes the following:
- the LOC119536979 gene encoding olfactory receptor 502-like, giving the protein MDSLVDGNHTAVTGFILLGLTDDPKLRIILFVVILCIYLVTISGNLTTIILIRISSQLHHPMYLFLSHLAFADIGYSSSVTPNMLINFLVERNTISYFGCAIQLGSAVFFGTFESFLLAVMAYDRFVAICNPLLYSTKMSKQIYVQLLSVAYVGGFLNASIYTISFSSLFFCGPNQVNHFFCDFAPLVKLSCSDISIPAVVPSFSAGSIIVITVFVIVISYTYILITILRMRSSEGRHKAFSTCTSHLTSVTLFFGTITFIYVMPKSSYSTDQNKVVSVFYMVVIPMLNPLIYSLRNNEIKGALKRELGRKIFSQRNLQFCWVCCNNIT; this is encoded by the coding sequence ATGGATTCCCTGGTGGATGGGAACCACACTGCAGTGACAGGGTTCATTCTATTGGGCTTAACAGATGATCCCAAACTTCGCATCATCCTCTTCGTGGTCATCCTATGCATCTACCTGGTGACCATATCTGGCAATCTCACCACAATCATTCTTATCAGAATCTCTTCTCAGCTCCATCATCCTATGTATTTATTCCTGAGCCACTTGGCTTTTGCTGACATAGGCTATTCATCATCTGTCACTCCCAATATGCTTATAAACTTCCTGGTGGAGAGGAACACAATTTCCTATTTTGGATGTGCTATCCAGCTTGGTTCAGCCGTCTTCTTCGGGACATTTGAGAGCTTCCTTCTGGCAGTTATGGCATATGATCGCTTTGTGGCAATCTGCAACCCACTGCTTTATTCAACcaaaatgtccaaacaaatctATGTCCAGTTACTCTCTGTGGCTTATGTAGGTGGTTTTCTCAATGCTTCAATTTATactatttccttctcttctttatttttctgtggaCCAAATCAAGTCAATCACTTTTTCTGTGATTTTGCGCCTTTAGTTAAACTTTCCTGTTCTGATATTAGTATTCCCGCAGTTGTTCCCTCATTTTCTGCTGGATCCATCATTGTGATCACAGTATTTGTCATAGTCATTTCCTACACCTACATCCTCATCACCATCCTGAGGATGCGATCTTCCGAGGGACGCCacaaggccttctccacctgcacCTCCCACCTCACTTCTGTCACTCTGTTCTTTGGGACAATTACATTCATTTATGTGATGCCCAAATCCAGCTACTCAACTGACCAGAACAAGGTGGTGTCTGTGTTCTACATGGTGGTGATCCCCATGTTGAACCCTCTCATCTACAGTCTCAGGAATAATGAGATTAAGGGTGCTCTGAAGAGAGAGCTtggtagaaaaatattttctcaacgAAACCTTCAATTTTGTTGGGTTTGCTGTAATAATATAAcatga